In Verrucomicrobiota bacterium, the following are encoded in one genomic region:
- a CDS encoding DUF177 domain-containing protein — translation MKIFITDIPDDGKEFEGELPGSILSVDDKLVDAKEAIQYRLFLLKATEIVTATGSITASIRAICGRCSEYFPVKLHLKNFAVTVDIQGDEIDLTEEIREEILLRLPIIPKCPLTSKGLCPYSYPFESVRQADTDIGENNEFPDEKSPADVWGVLDQLKNPEE, via the coding sequence ATATTTATAACAGACATTCCCGATGATGGAAAAGAGTTCGAGGGCGAGTTGCCAGGATCGATCTTAAGCGTTGATGATAAACTAGTTGACGCAAAAGAGGCGATTCAATACCGTCTATTCCTCTTAAAAGCGACCGAGATTGTCACCGCCACCGGGAGTATTACAGCCAGTATCCGGGCCATTTGTGGACGGTGTTCTGAATATTTTCCGGTTAAACTGCACCTCAAAAACTTTGCCGTGACAGTGGATATCCAAGGGGATGAGATAGACCTGACAGAGGAGATACGGGAAGAAATCCTGCTCCGTTTGCCAATTATCCCAAAGTGCCCCTTGACTTCCAAAGGTTTATGCCCATACTCCTACCCTTTCGAGTCGGTGCGCCAAGCAGATACTGACATCGGTGAGAATAATGAATTTCCGGACGAGAAATCCCCTGCGGATGTATGGGGAGTCTTAGATCAATTAAAAAATCCTGAAGAATAA
- a CDS encoding 4-alpha-glucanotransferase, producing MPIDFSKKKAGLLVPVFALRRTDDLGIGDTQAVKETIDFCKGVGVGVLQLLPINETGGDNSPYNAVSALALDPVYITMTPEQVPGLDPAHLAQIATPDVLGRVRPGPVNYSLVKPLKRKLLEAAYEGFLSGGDNQSRKAFDTFKNEHKDWLGDYSLFSLLLEIYQGDARWPQWHLNHVCSSATRKWIAANKDKAALEKRADFFAYVQWVAFTQWLEIRAYADKNGVQLMGDIPFGVSRYSADVWGNPKIFDLDWSGGAPPETFFKCDPFTEKWGQNWGIPLYHWKENEAEDFAWWKKRVRLTCKVFNLFRIDHVLGFFRIYSFPWTPEKNGEFMNLTLEQAKEKTGGLLPGFLQYPDEPVDLAVKNSIQGYRLLDKIKQFAAEEGVVAEDLGVVPSYVKPILEELAIPGFTIPIFVRDEETREFLSPSDYPEKTLITFATHDHPPMASYYADIVARWKGPGGHEAWLDIERLMRLLGLALGRQGQPPAEFNPLIHEAMMKLILDNHCWLAVFMITDLLGNTQRFNEPGLSADSNWSQRLDFSLGELKAHPTYSAVVEQFALMVKASGRAG from the coding sequence ATGCCTATTGATTTCAGCAAAAAAAAGGCCGGACTCCTTGTACCGGTATTCGCCCTGAGAAGAACCGATGATCTGGGGATCGGGGACACTCAGGCAGTCAAAGAGACCATTGATTTTTGTAAGGGGGTAGGGGTAGGTGTCCTACAGTTGCTACCTATCAATGAGACAGGCGGGGATAATAGCCCTTACAATGCTGTCAGTGCCTTGGCTCTCGACCCCGTTTATATCACGATGACACCGGAACAAGTCCCCGGACTTGATCCTGCTCATCTCGCGCAAATTGCGACCCCGGATGTACTTGGACGGGTTCGTCCTGGCCCGGTGAATTATAGTTTGGTCAAACCCCTAAAACGCAAATTGCTCGAAGCGGCTTATGAAGGGTTTCTTTCCGGGGGCGACAATCAATCGCGCAAGGCATTTGATACTTTCAAAAATGAGCACAAGGATTGGTTAGGGGATTATTCACTCTTCAGCCTTTTATTGGAAATCTATCAGGGTGATGCGCGTTGGCCCCAGTGGCACTTGAATCACGTGTGCAGTTCTGCGACTCGGAAATGGATCGCTGCGAACAAGGATAAAGCGGCTCTAGAAAAGAGGGCTGACTTTTTTGCCTATGTCCAGTGGGTCGCATTCACGCAATGGCTTGAAATCCGAGCTTACGCCGATAAAAACGGGGTTCAGCTCATGGGCGATATTCCTTTTGGCGTGAGCCGATACAGTGCCGATGTCTGGGGGAACCCAAAGATATTTGATCTCGATTGGTCAGGCGGAGCTCCTCCCGAGACATTCTTTAAATGTGATCCTTTCACCGAAAAATGGGGCCAGAACTGGGGAATCCCCCTCTACCACTGGAAAGAAAATGAAGCCGAGGATTTTGCTTGGTGGAAAAAGAGGGTTCGCCTGACCTGTAAGGTCTTCAATCTTTTCCGGATCGACCATGTGCTCGGATTCTTCCGGATATACTCTTTCCCTTGGACACCTGAAAAGAATGGGGAATTTATGAATCTTACACTTGAGCAGGCGAAGGAGAAAACGGGCGGTCTCCTCCCCGGATTCCTTCAATATCCTGATGAACCTGTGGATTTGGCAGTGAAAAACTCCATTCAGGGATATCGTTTGCTCGATAAGATAAAACAATTTGCTGCGGAAGAAGGGGTTGTCGCCGAGGATCTCGGGGTGGTGCCATCCTATGTGAAACCGATTTTAGAGGAGCTCGCTATTCCCGGTTTTACCATTCCGATTTTCGTGAGGGATGAGGAGACTCGTGAATTCCTTTCTCCATCCGATTACCCGGAGAAAACGCTGATTACCTTTGCCACCCATGATCATCCCCCGATGGCTTCTTATTATGCCGACATTGTGGCGCGTTGGAAAGGCCCCGGCGGACATGAGGCTTGGCTAGATATAGAACGCCTGATGAGACTCCTTGGCTTGGCACTCGGGAGGCAAGGACAACCTCCCGCCGAGTTTAATCCCCTCATCCACGAAGCTATGATGAAGCTCATTTTGGATAATCATTGTTGGCTCGCGGTCTTTATGATTACCGATTTACTCGGGAATACCCAGAGGTTTAATGAACCCGGTTTGTCCGCGGATTCAAACTGGAGCCAGCGTCTGGATTTCAGCCTCGGCGAACTCAAAGCCCACCCGACCTATTCCGCAGTCGTAGAGCAATTTGCGCTGATGGTAAAAGCCAGTGGACGCGCGGGTTAA
- a CDS encoding beta-ketoacyl-ACP synthase III — MSAENMLHQNIRSAQIVGTGFYVPEKVLTNHDLTKIVETTDEWITTRTGIKERRIAHKDEMTSDMASKASLMAIKNAGLEPGDIDLIICATVTPDTVFPSTACWIQHKIGAKNAAVFDLQAACAGFIYGIETARNFIATGTYNNVLVIGADKLTSLLDWTDRNTCVLFGDGAAAIVMQPAKKGKRGVIKTTLAADGGYHDILNIPGGGCKMPISQELVDSRQHYIKMNGKETFKQAVTSMSQVAVDTLEKAGLKASDLAMVIPHQANNRIIDAVAQRLGVTDHRLIVNVHKYGNTSAASIGIALHEAVEEGRLKSGDLILMVAFGGGLTWGCTIIEW; from the coding sequence ATGTCAGCAGAGAATATGTTGCACCAAAATATTCGTTCCGCCCAAATTGTAGGAACAGGCTTTTACGTCCCTGAAAAGGTTTTAACTAACCACGATCTGACCAAAATCGTCGAGACCACGGATGAATGGATAACGACCCGCACGGGAATTAAAGAACGCCGGATTGCGCACAAAGACGAGATGACCTCAGACATGGCGTCAAAAGCTTCCCTCATGGCCATAAAAAATGCCGGGCTCGAACCGGGGGATATCGACCTGATTATTTGCGCAACAGTCACTCCTGACACCGTATTCCCGTCCACTGCTTGCTGGATCCAGCATAAAATCGGCGCAAAAAATGCGGCTGTTTTCGATCTCCAGGCAGCCTGTGCTGGTTTCATCTACGGCATAGAGACAGCCCGGAATTTTATTGCTACCGGCACTTATAATAACGTTCTGGTCATTGGTGCGGACAAACTCACCTCCTTGCTGGACTGGACTGACCGTAATACCTGCGTCCTCTTCGGTGATGGGGCCGCCGCTATCGTCATGCAACCTGCCAAAAAAGGCAAACGTGGCGTGATTAAAACCACCCTTGCTGCTGATGGGGGATACCATGATATCCTCAATATCCCTGGCGGCGGATGCAAAATGCCCATCTCTCAGGAGCTCGTCGACTCCCGCCAACATTACATCAAGATGAATGGCAAGGAGACCTTTAAACAAGCTGTCACCTCCATGAGCCAAGTGGCTGTGGATACCCTTGAAAAGGCTGGGCTCAAAGCTTCCGACCTCGCCATGGTTATTCCCCACCAAGCCAACAACCGTATTATCGATGCCGTCGCCCAGCGTCTGGGTGTTACCGACCACCGTCTTATAGTCAATGTCCATAAATACGGAAATACCTCCGCCGCTTCTATCGGTATCGCCCTCCATGAAGCTGTCGAGGAAGGCCGCCTCAAATCCGGCGACCTGATCCTTATGGTCGCCTTCGGCGGTGGACTGACTTGGGGCTGTACCATTATCGAGTGGTAA
- the rpmF gene encoding 50S ribosomal protein L32 → MGTPKRKTSLSRLRSRRAAKRWKAGQLAFDKESGTSFIPHRINPATGLYKGRQVITVEAAK, encoded by the coding sequence ATGGGTACACCAAAACGCAAAACATCACTATCACGCCTCCGTTCACGCCGCGCCGCAAAGCGCTGGAAAGCTGGTCAACTCGCTTTCGACAAAGAATCAGGCACTAGCTTCATTCCTCATCGGATCAACCCGGCGACTGGTCTTTACAAAGGCCGTCAGGTGATCACTGTGGAAGCGGCGAAATAA
- the plsX gene encoding phosphate acyltransferase PlsX, which produces MRVSLDAMGGDHAPQNIIEGAALALRSDARIKTLFLVGDESRIKSELEKHRMSNDSRVQIVHASQVVEMDEDAIIAVRRKKDSSLSKAVSLVNDGKADIVISAGNTGAYFSISHLKLRTLEGVDRPGLACLMPGRDSRFILMDAGANIDPKPEHMLQYAYMGSLYAEKVFGIKNPRIGLYSIGTEENKGNDLIIATHQLLKTSGLNFCGNFDGHEIFSDKFDVLITDALTGNTILKTAEDTFRAVGYWIKKSVKKSLIRKIGALLMKGSFADLKKGADPDEFGCAVLLGINGLCLKAHGSASPRAIQTTIHRAGDFVQHHFNDHVIRVLKEVSQNKSFPADALR; this is translated from the coding sequence ATGAGAGTATCATTGGATGCCATGGGCGGAGACCACGCCCCACAAAATATTATCGAGGGAGCAGCCCTTGCGCTGCGCTCTGATGCCCGTATAAAAACCCTCTTTTTGGTCGGCGACGAGTCCCGGATTAAATCGGAACTCGAAAAGCACCGTATGTCGAATGATTCACGGGTGCAAATTGTCCATGCTTCACAAGTTGTGGAAATGGATGAGGATGCGATTATTGCCGTCCGCCGCAAAAAAGATTCCTCCCTCTCTAAAGCCGTTAGCCTCGTGAATGACGGCAAAGCGGATATTGTGATTTCTGCTGGGAATACCGGGGCATACTTTAGTATATCCCACCTTAAACTCCGTACACTAGAAGGTGTCGACCGTCCCGGTCTGGCCTGCCTCATGCCCGGGCGGGATAGCCGTTTTATCCTGATGGATGCCGGGGCCAATATTGATCCGAAGCCTGAACATATGCTCCAATATGCTTACATGGGCTCCCTCTATGCTGAAAAAGTATTCGGCATTAAAAATCCTCGCATCGGTCTTTACTCGATCGGCACCGAGGAGAATAAGGGGAATGATTTAATTATCGCCACCCACCAGCTTTTAAAAACCAGCGGGTTGAATTTCTGCGGGAATTTCGACGGGCACGAGATTTTCTCCGATAAATTTGATGTTTTGATCACCGATGCCCTTACGGGAAATACGATCCTCAAAACAGCTGAAGACACTTTCCGTGCTGTGGGTTACTGGATTAAAAAATCCGTCAAAAAAAGTCTCATCCGCAAAATCGGGGCACTCCTGATGAAAGGTTCCTTCGCTGACCTGAAAAAAGGGGCTGATCCGGATGAATTCGGTTGCGCGGTACTCTTAGGCATCAATGGTCTGTGCTTAAAAGCGCATGGCTCAGCTTCGCCCCGGGCTATCCAGACAACCATCCACCGTGCAGGAGACTTTGTGCAGCACCATTTCAATGACCACGTGATCCGGGTTTTAAAAGAGGTCTCTCAAAATAAATCTTTCCCTGCTGACGCGCTTCGTTAG
- a CDS encoding DNA polymerase domain-containing protein codes for MKNDSPFSQNKLLFGRDPEEAIVAVEQASDYEMEIFTRHGKTLSSRKVEFTPFLWTVDGALGKFPGKADTESFSGEYAYTTLATFPDWKTYSDARKSLTSQKAPCLALNDPIHQFLLATGKTFFKGMLYEGLHRMQLDIETNSTGEEFSNAQKEDDRILAIAVSDNHGWEEVLTDGDESKLLQRLNKIIKDKDPDIIEGHNIFRFDLPYIQARAKRHKVKLEWGRDGSALSSRASRLQIAERTLNYPKFEIYGRHIIDTYILVLFYDVGTRELESFSLKEVAKHFGFASKDRTYIDGAKIAQTFKDDPEKAKAYALDDVRETRAISGLLSQSYFIQAQIFPYHFQNVIIRGNATKIDSLFLREYFEAKKAIPFEPEARGFPGGYTDIFFEGVARNVWHCDVASLYPSVMLAFDYVPKKDTLGIFKKMLIDLREFRLNSKKLAQNAETKAEKDHYQALQQTFKILINSFYGYLGFEQAHFADFTAASEVTAKGREIITEMMNWLKDRGAKLIELDTDGIYFVPPADGAEKLEDDIQKILPPGITVEFDERYEAMFSYKAKNYALLKQDDSIVIKGASMKSRGLEKFQRTFMEETVSALLHSQPAKVSKLLEEYRNNLTSGKWPVEIFMKTDTLQDSLVKYQEKISGSARNRAAAYELALKSGRNLQPGDQVSYYITGKTKKVKVFEAAKLAAEWNPEARDENIDYYLSKLDELYKKFEPFLNPVTEKEPELF; via the coding sequence GTGAAAAACGATTCCCCCTTTTCCCAGAACAAATTGCTCTTCGGGCGAGATCCCGAGGAGGCCATCGTCGCTGTCGAACAAGCCAGCGACTACGAAATGGAGATATTCACCCGGCATGGTAAAACCCTCTCAAGCCGCAAGGTGGAATTCACCCCCTTCCTCTGGACCGTCGATGGTGCCTTGGGGAAATTCCCCGGGAAAGCCGACACGGAAAGTTTTAGCGGTGAATACGCCTACACGACCCTGGCGACATTCCCTGACTGGAAAACCTACTCGGACGCGCGCAAATCGCTCACCTCCCAAAAGGCCCCTTGCCTCGCACTGAATGACCCGATCCACCAATTCCTCCTCGCCACTGGGAAAACCTTTTTTAAGGGGATGCTCTATGAGGGTCTCCACCGGATGCAGCTCGATATCGAGACCAATAGCACGGGGGAGGAATTCTCCAACGCCCAAAAGGAGGATGACCGCATTCTGGCTATCGCTGTCTCGGATAACCATGGTTGGGAAGAGGTCTTGACTGACGGGGACGAAAGCAAATTGCTCCAACGGCTCAACAAAATCATCAAGGATAAAGACCCTGACATTATTGAAGGTCATAACATCTTCCGTTTTGACCTACCATACATCCAAGCCCGGGCCAAACGGCATAAAGTCAAACTCGAATGGGGCCGCGATGGCAGTGCACTATCCTCACGCGCCTCCCGCCTACAGATTGCCGAGCGCACACTGAATTATCCTAAGTTCGAAATTTATGGCCGGCACATCATCGACACTTATATCCTTGTCCTCTTTTATGATGTCGGTACACGTGAGCTGGAAAGCTTTTCCTTGAAGGAAGTCGCCAAACATTTCGGATTTGCCTCCAAAGACCGCACCTATATCGACGGCGCAAAAATCGCCCAGACATTCAAGGATGATCCTGAAAAAGCAAAGGCTTATGCCCTCGACGATGTGAGGGAAACCCGTGCGATTTCAGGGTTACTGAGCCAGAGCTATTTTATCCAAGCCCAGATTTTCCCCTACCATTTCCAGAATGTGATTATCCGCGGGAACGCCACCAAGATCGATTCGCTTTTCCTCCGGGAATATTTTGAGGCTAAAAAAGCGATTCCTTTTGAACCCGAGGCCCGGGGATTTCCTGGTGGATACACCGACATATTTTTCGAGGGAGTCGCTCGAAATGTCTGGCATTGTGACGTCGCAAGTCTGTATCCCTCCGTCATGCTGGCTTTTGATTACGTCCCGAAAAAAGATACACTGGGCATATTCAAAAAAATGTTAATCGACCTCCGGGAATTCCGCCTAAACTCAAAGAAACTGGCGCAAAATGCAGAAACCAAAGCGGAAAAAGATCATTATCAAGCCCTCCAACAAACGTTTAAAATCCTGATCAATTCCTTCTACGGTTACCTCGGTTTCGAGCAAGCCCACTTTGCCGATTTCACCGCTGCCAGTGAAGTCACCGCCAAAGGCCGGGAGATTATTACCGAGATGATGAATTGGCTCAAAGACCGGGGGGCTAAATTAATCGAACTGGATACGGACGGTATTTATTTTGTCCCACCCGCCGACGGGGCTGAGAAACTGGAAGACGATATCCAAAAAATCCTGCCTCCCGGGATCACTGTGGAGTTTGATGAACGTTACGAGGCTATGTTCAGCTACAAGGCGAAAAACTATGCCCTACTTAAACAAGACGACTCCATCGTGATTAAAGGGGCCTCGATGAAGTCCCGTGGTCTCGAGAAATTCCAACGGACTTTTATGGAGGAAACCGTCTCCGCCCTGCTCCACTCCCAACCGGCTAAAGTGAGCAAATTGCTTGAGGAATACCGGAATAATCTGACGTCCGGGAAATGGCCCGTCGAGATATTCATGAAAACGGACACCCTTCAAGATTCCCTCGTTAAATATCAGGAGAAAATCTCAGGCAGCGCCCGTAACCGTGCCGCCGCCTATGAGCTCGCCCTCAAGAGCGGGCGCAATTTGCAACCCGGTGACCAAGTCTCCTATTACATCACCGGTAAAACCAAGAAGGTCAAAGTCTTTGAAGCGGCCAAGCTCGCGGCTGAATGGAATCCCGAAGCCCGCGATGAAAATATTGATTACTACCTCTCTAAACTCGATGAACTCTACAAAAAGTTCGAACCCTTTCTGAATCCTGTCACCGAGAAAGAGCCAGAGTTATTTTAG